In Amphiura filiformis chromosome 2, Afil_fr2py, whole genome shotgun sequence, one DNA window encodes the following:
- the LOC140139446 gene encoding uncharacterized protein, with product MHQNHVNEFTEHINSVNKAIKFTIEREENCSLAMLDTKIRKHPDGSLSCVVYRKPTHRDQYLNFRSHHPLQHKLGVVRTLTHRANTIITQDEDKQQELIHIQESFQKCGYEPWVFNVSDNKQQDLQKAKNKNRPPAKGNVVLPYIQGVSETMPRLFQAKGIRTHYKPVNSIRQHVVAPKDKTKTDQRSGTVYHITLTCDDCDAAYVGESERSLKARLAKHRRPSSTSSPVAQHVKASKHTIDWNNVKVLDQDSNWYNRGVREAINIHRHPSNLNKDKGRHDLAPVYRNILSHDVVDNNSSCDTHQDQ from the coding sequence ATGCATCAAAATCACGTGAATGAGTTCACCGAACACATCAACAGTGTGAACAAAGCCATAAAGTTCACCATCGAAAGAGAGGAGAACTGTTCCTTAGCTATGCTGGACACTAAGATCCGTAAACATCCGGATGGCTCATTGTCGTGTGTGGTGTACAGGAAACCGACCCACAGGGATCAATATTTAAACTTTAGATCCCACCACCCCCTCCAGCATAAATTGGGTGTCGTGAGAACACTCACGCACAGAGCCAATACCATCATCACGCAGGATGAAGACAAACAACAAGAACTCATTCACATTCAAGAAAGCTTCCAGAAATGTGGGTACGAGCCTTGGGTGTTTAATGTAAGTGACAATAAGCAACAAGACCTTCAGAAAGCAAAGAACAAAAATAGACCACCTGCCAAGGGTAATGTAGTCCTCCCTTACATCCAGGGGGTGTCGGAGACAATGCCTCGCTTGTTCCAAGCTAAAGGCATCAGGACTCATTACAAACCCGTGAACTCCATCCGGCAACATGTGGTAGCGCCAAAGGACAAGACCAAAACAGATCAAAGATCTGGTACAGTCTATCACATAACATTAACTTGTGATGACTGCGACGCGGCCTATGTCGGAGAGTCGGAACGGTCACTAAAAGCTAGGTTAGCTAAGCACCGAAGACCTAGTAGTACCTCCTCCCCTGTGGCCCAACATGTCAAAGCGTCCAAACACACCATCGACTGGAACAATGTCAAAGTATTGGATCAAGACTCCAACTGGTACAACAGAGGAGTGAGGGAAGCTATTAATATTCACAGACACCCCAGCAACCTGAACAAGGACAAGGGACGACACGACCTGGCACCCGTCTACCGGAACATCCTGTCACATGACGTTGTTGACAACAACTCGTCATGTGACACTCATCAAGatcaataa